A part of Roseofilum casamattae BLCC-M143 genomic DNA contains:
- a CDS encoding reverse transcriptase family protein — MTEQPRTRQELYDRIRTMGREAFILEEMIRYGFWPPEGTLPQDPADEIRQRSELQKQLNQLRQQHRQLHDEEKMRRQLRKQRLLESRQKRQERKEQRERERQAKAEAWQKRQQQEIVYLGAGVSAGLGETQSNPPALQDAGLPQLSTAAEIAEAMGITLGELRFLAFDRQTSTVSHYIRFKMPKKTGGDRLISAPMPRLKQAQYWVLHNILEKIPVHPNARGFLPGHSIVSNARPHVGAAIVINCDLKDFFPSISYKRVKGLFRSFGYSEAVATILGLICTAPNVEEVELDGQTYYVATSDRHLPQGSPASPAISNLICRNCDRRLTGMADALGFTYTRYADDLTFSSARDNDRIRTLLRRTESILSYESFTIHPDKTRILRGKSSQLEVTGVVVNEKLSIDRKLLRKFRATLHQIERDGLQGKRWGHSTNVLSSIQGFASFVATIDPEKGRRFQEQVYRIRQKYGNR; from the coding sequence ATGACCGAACAACCTCGTACCCGCCAGGAACTCTACGATCGCATCCGCACTATGGGGCGCGAAGCGTTTATCCTAGAGGAGATGATTCGCTATGGATTTTGGCCGCCAGAAGGTACGCTGCCGCAAGATCCGGCGGATGAAATTCGCCAGCGCTCCGAGTTGCAGAAACAACTAAACCAGTTACGACAGCAACATCGCCAGCTCCACGATGAAGAGAAAATGCGTCGCCAACTGCGCAAGCAGCGGTTATTGGAGTCTCGGCAGAAGCGCCAAGAACGGAAAGAGCAGCGAGAGCGAGAACGACAAGCGAAAGCGGAAGCGTGGCAGAAGCGCCAACAGCAAGAGATTGTTTATTTAGGAGCGGGAGTTTCGGCAGGACTCGGAGAAACGCAGTCCAATCCTCCGGCACTCCAGGACGCGGGACTGCCCCAGTTATCGACAGCGGCGGAAATTGCCGAAGCTATGGGCATTACCTTGGGGGAACTGCGGTTTTTGGCCTTCGATCGCCAAACGAGCACTGTATCTCATTATATCCGCTTCAAAATGCCGAAAAAGACGGGGGGCGATCGCCTGATTTCGGCACCGATGCCGCGCTTAAAACAGGCTCAATATTGGGTGTTGCACAATATTCTGGAAAAAATTCCGGTACATCCCAACGCTCGTGGTTTTTTACCGGGGCACTCTATTGTCAGTAATGCTCGACCTCATGTGGGAGCTGCCATTGTTATTAATTGCGATTTAAAGGACTTTTTTCCTTCTATTTCTTATAAGCGAGTGAAGGGATTATTTCGCTCCTTTGGCTATTCGGAAGCAGTCGCCACTATTTTGGGGTTAATTTGTACGGCACCTAATGTGGAAGAAGTGGAACTCGACGGCCAAACCTATTATGTGGCAACGAGCGATCGCCATTTACCGCAAGGCTCTCCGGCAAGTCCGGCAATCTCTAATTTAATTTGCCGAAATTGCGATCGCCGTTTGACTGGAATGGCTGACGCTCTCGGATTTACTTACACTCGATATGCCGACGATCTGACCTTTTCTTCTGCTCGAGATAACGACCGCATTCGCACTCTTCTTCGCCGCACCGAGTCTATTCTCTCCTATGAAAGCTTTACCATCCATCCCGATAAAACTCGGATTTTGCGCGGAAAATCGTCGCAACTGGAAGTGACTGGAGTAGTGGTGAACGAAAAGCTCAGTATCGATCGCAAACTCTTACGAAAATTTCGCGCAACACTACATCAAATTGAACGAGATGGTTTACAAGGAAAACGTTGGGGACATTCTACCAATGTTTTATCTTCCATCCAAGGTTTTGCCAGCTTCGTCGCAACGATCGATCCGGAAAAAGGCCGGCGTTTTCAAGAACAAGTCTATCGCATTCGCCAGAAGTATGGCAATCGTTAG
- a CDS encoding Uma2 family endonuclease, whose product MNDPDISDIITEDDTPVDNLISEKQQRLLTSCLYSSFASHPFIAMANIGLFYGQGCPPLVPDVLLSLGVELPAEMERKENRSYFVWHRGKPPDVVIEIVSNKVGNELSTKLDDYATARVSYYVVFDPLNCLSQEPVQVYQLRGLKYHKLSDRWMEGTQLGLTLWTGVFEGQEYEWLRWCDKQGNLLLTGDEIAEQERSRAEQQQQRAERLAQLLREQGIDPDSVLE is encoded by the coding sequence ATGAACGACCCGGATATTAGCGACATTATTACGGAAGATGATACCCCTGTGGATAACTTAATTTCGGAAAAGCAACAGCGACTGTTAACCAGTTGTTTGTACAGTTCTTTTGCCAGCCACCCATTTATCGCTATGGCTAATATTGGGTTATTCTACGGTCAAGGTTGTCCGCCTTTAGTCCCCGATGTTCTCCTCAGTTTGGGGGTTGAACTGCCAGCAGAGATGGAACGTAAAGAAAATCGCTCTTATTTTGTTTGGCATCGCGGCAAACCCCCCGATGTCGTCATTGAAATTGTTTCTAATAAAGTGGGCAACGAATTAAGCACGAAACTAGATGACTATGCTACCGCTAGAGTCTCCTATTATGTGGTCTTCGACCCCTTGAACTGTCTCTCGCAAGAACCCGTGCAGGTCTATCAATTGCGAGGACTGAAATATCATAAACTCTCCGATCGATGGATGGAAGGGACTCAGTTGGGGTTAACGTTGTGGACTGGTGTCTTTGAAGGACAAGAGTACGAGTGGTTGCGCTGGTGCGACAAGCAAGGCAATCTGTTGTTAACTGGGGATGAAATTGCCGAGCAAGAGCGATCGCGCGCCGAGCAGCAGCAGCAGCGCGCCGAGCGATTAGCTCAACTACTGCGAGAACAAGGGATCGATCCCGACAGCGTTCTCGAGTGA
- a CDS encoding serine/threonine-protein kinase, translating into MSVHQKQTTKYRVLGLVGQGQFGRVFCGCHRQTGKVVALKDLDKHRFPTRQFLRELRFLLQLSHPNIVTCTALEHYGKRRYLVMDYCEGGTLRNWMDRQSNIPLALAFKFMQDVLQGLEHANNRGIVHRDLKPENILLTLKSQGWIARISDFGIARLIQESGHASDNTGSPAYMAPERFYGQYSLRSDIYAVGVMLYELIVGDRPFSGPPQKLMMEHLNRRLVLPDRIPPPLQAVIGKALEKLPARRYSSATEMSRALDRIQESLRLSKSPLPLSFFPPPSLPLSRSAIVTETLPEPISALAISGLPAHEPNPWVYWTIGDRVQCWQYGDRFNFKSLKNVTTVTLPEPIRHLKSTARGCFAITEHCVYYLNPQLSSSFVLSAELVAHLPHSFQVDINRQGTWMAAIENQKTLFIWDGKFHLNSTPHKLPIAENVTQIQLLDRGHGVLWRSDEKQCSIELFTRRRSFAGHWKLPIAIGQVIQGTLPYRVLVIPKEEHQTALLMDLKPFRIRPIPIKLRLPVCAAIAPWGYILANWEGHLTLLDEFGQIFGRIPGPSCPIALTAISKTLLLVSTDRPNDGQLHLLDLTQFDLNFIF; encoded by the coding sequence ATGAGCGTTCATCAAAAGCAAACTACTAAATATCGAGTCTTAGGATTGGTCGGCCAGGGACAGTTCGGGCGCGTATTTTGTGGTTGTCACCGGCAAACGGGAAAAGTGGTGGCCCTGAAAGATTTAGACAAACACCGATTTCCGACTCGTCAATTTCTCCGAGAACTGAGGTTTTTGCTCCAACTCTCTCACCCCAATATCGTCACGTGTACAGCCCTAGAGCATTATGGGAAACGGCGATATCTGGTAATGGACTACTGCGAAGGAGGGACGTTGCGCAATTGGATGGATCGGCAGTCAAATATTCCCTTAGCTCTGGCTTTCAAGTTTATGCAAGATGTATTGCAGGGTTTGGAACATGCCAACAATCGAGGGATTGTCCATCGAGATTTGAAGCCAGAAAATATTTTGTTAACCTTGAAGTCTCAAGGATGGATCGCTCGGATTTCGGATTTTGGGATTGCTCGGTTAATCCAAGAAAGCGGCCATGCCTCTGATAATACTGGCTCGCCGGCTTATATGGCTCCGGAGCGTTTTTACGGTCAATATTCATTGCGCTCGGATATTTATGCAGTGGGAGTTATGCTCTACGAACTGATTGTGGGCGATCGCCCGTTTTCAGGGCCGCCACAAAAATTGATGATGGAGCATCTGAACCGACGACTGGTTCTGCCCGATCGCATTCCCCCTCCCTTACAGGCAGTCATTGGCAAAGCCTTAGAAAAACTACCTGCCCGCCGCTACAGCAGCGCTACGGAAATGAGTCGCGCTCTCGATCGCATTCAAGAGTCATTGCGGTTATCAAAATCTCCCTTACCCCTGAGCTTTTTTCCGCCGCCGAGTTTGCCGCTCAGTCGCAGCGCAATTGTCACGGAGACTTTACCCGAACCCATCTCCGCTCTGGCCATTTCCGGACTTCCCGCCCACGAGCCAAACCCATGGGTGTATTGGACCATCGGCGATCGGGTTCAATGCTGGCAATATGGCGATCGCTTTAATTTCAAAAGCTTAAAAAACGTAACAACCGTTACCTTACCCGAACCCATTCGCCACCTGAAAAGCACCGCTCGAGGATGCTTTGCCATTACCGAGCACTGCGTGTATTATCTCAATCCTCAGTTATCTTCCTCGTTTGTACTCTCAGCGGAGTTAGTAGCCCATCTTCCTCATTCATTCCAGGTAGATATTAATCGTCAAGGAACTTGGATGGCAGCCATAGAAAACCAAAAGACCCTATTCATTTGGGATGGCAAATTCCATTTAAATTCTACTCCCCATAAACTCCCAATTGCGGAAAATGTCACGCAAATCCAACTACTCGATCGCGGTCATGGAGTGCTGTGGCGCAGCGACGAGAAGCAATGCTCGATCGAACTATTCACTCGTCGCCGTAGCTTTGCCGGTCATTGGAAATTACCCATAGCTATCGGTCAAGTCATTCAAGGGACCTTGCCCTATCGAGTCTTGGTCATCCCGAAAGAGGAACACCAAACAGCATTATTGATGGATTTGAAGCCATTTCGGATTCGTCCGATTCCAATTAAGCTGCGGTTGCCCGTGTGTGCGGCGATCGCTCCTTGGGGCTATATTTTGGCCAATTGGGAAGGCCACTTAACCTTACTCGATGAATTCGGTCAAATCTTCGGTAGAATTCCCGGTCCGTCCTGTCCGATTGCCTTAACCGCGATCTCGAAAACTCTCTTATTGGTTTCGACCGATCGCCCAAATGACGGGCAATTACATCTACTCGATTTAACTCAGTTCGATCTAAATTTTATCTTTTAG
- a CDS encoding V4R domain-containing protein, with protein MISVSDLVANKRIPSNYFATDVYVRSDLELGLLENRRNDRLLAMPEPLLKAIYSGLDKETGQAARLVLYNCGRWWGKNFYARFSEEVSDYYETPLAEMKMLDFLQCLQQCWKTHGWGKIDLDKNYIGQGFLIVKTWNAPFASHSPKLGVPVCFLDAGVFSSFFSQLSGKDLYCVQISCESLGAECNDFVLGLEKRLSPIEPLVENGESQDRIMEKLLQN; from the coding sequence ATGATTTCTGTTTCCGATCTGGTAGCTAATAAACGGATTCCCAGCAACTATTTTGCCACTGATGTTTACGTTCGCAGTGACTTAGAACTGGGCTTGTTAGAAAATCGGCGCAACGATCGCTTGCTGGCGATGCCCGAACCATTACTCAAAGCGATTTACTCGGGTTTAGACAAAGAAACCGGGCAAGCCGCGCGATTAGTGCTCTATAACTGCGGGCGATGGTGGGGGAAAAATTTCTATGCTCGATTTTCGGAAGAAGTTTCCGACTACTACGAAACCCCCTTGGCAGAAATGAAAATGCTCGATTTTTTGCAATGTCTACAGCAATGTTGGAAAACTCACGGATGGGGCAAAATCGATCTGGATAAAAATTATATCGGTCAGGGCTTCTTAATTGTGAAAACCTGGAACGCGCCCTTTGCCAGCCATTCTCCAAAACTAGGAGTGCCGGTCTGTTTTTTAGATGCTGGAGTCTTTAGTTCTTTCTTTAGCCAATTGAGCGGGAAAGATCTCTACTGCGTGCAAATATCTTGCGAATCTCTCGGAGCCGAGTGTAATGATTTTGTCCTTGGCTTGGAAAAACGTTTGTCTCCAATTGAACCCTTGGTGGAAAACGGTGAAAGTCAGGATAGGATTATGGAAAAACTGTTGCAGAATTAA
- a CDS encoding V4R domain-containing protein — translation MANPTATQHQLNRKHPTKHNHYGFRDFFQFDPERGTVMDWNGGQNILTSEDFIIGLIEGLEEEVGDASAAIMYTIGVEWGQKDAFFFEKWFEKEFDRSIRQANLMFLLETWWWPFTSQGWGRWEVDMGDRKQGFMFINLFDSAVARTLGDVGKPVCHLYAGLFAGFFTELVKKQLSCIEIQCYSMGETYCKFLLGGKDRIDAASFWLNEGATARDIEKRLRSGERL, via the coding sequence ATGGCAAACCCAACAGCAACTCAACACCAACTCAATCGCAAACATCCAACAAAACACAATCACTATGGATTTCGCGATTTCTTCCAGTTCGATCCAGAGCGCGGAACCGTGATGGATTGGAATGGCGGTCAAAATATCCTCACCAGTGAAGATTTTATTATTGGTTTGATTGAAGGTCTCGAAGAAGAAGTCGGGGATGCTTCAGCAGCAATTATGTACACCATTGGCGTTGAATGGGGACAAAAGGATGCGTTTTTCTTTGAAAAATGGTTTGAAAAAGAGTTCGATCGCAGCATTCGGCAAGCAAACTTAATGTTTCTTCTGGAAACCTGGTGGTGGCCCTTCACCTCTCAAGGCTGGGGACGCTGGGAAGTCGATATGGGCGATCGCAAACAAGGATTTATGTTTATTAATCTGTTTGACTCAGCCGTGGCTCGAACCCTTGGGGATGTGGGCAAACCCGTATGCCATCTTTATGCGGGGCTGTTTGCTGGCTTTTTTACGGAATTAGTGAAAAAACAACTCAGTTGCATTGAAATCCAATGTTATTCTATGGGCGAAACCTATTGTAAATTCCTGCTTGGAGGAAAAGATCGCATTGATGCGGCGTCATTTTGGTTGAATGAAGGCGCCACCGCTCGCGATATTGAAAAGCGTTTGCGATCGGGAGAGAGACTGTAG
- a CDS encoding 2Fe-2S iron-sulfur cluster-binding protein, protein MTKTVRLEPIAQETEVETNGNLLSVLINKDLDVLKECGGRGMCATCHVYIKQGMEYLTPMNRREQRTLEVITSCKPNSRLACQSRVLLDGVVVELPPGMYVRSLQDIEALIGRRADQDMLHPVTGEVLVESGKLVTRSILKQLQETKFEIGAYLTQTTDA, encoded by the coding sequence ATGACTAAAACTGTCAGACTCGAACCCATCGCCCAAGAAACGGAAGTGGAGACCAATGGCAATCTCTTATCAGTTCTGATAAATAAAGATCTAGACGTGTTGAAAGAATGCGGCGGCCGGGGCATGTGCGCCACCTGTCACGTATACATTAAACAAGGCATGGAGTACCTCACTCCAATGAACCGGCGAGAGCAGCGCACTCTGGAAGTCATTACCTCCTGTAAGCCTAATTCCCGCCTGGCTTGCCAGTCGCGAGTCTTACTTGACGGGGTCGTGGTAGAATTGCCTCCAGGGATGTACGTGCGATCGCTACAAGATATTGAAGCTTTGATCGGTCGCCGCGCCGACCAAGATATGCTTCACCCCGTTACCGGGGAAGTGTTGGTTGAGTCCGGCAAACTGGTGACGCGATCGATTCTAAAACAACTGCAAGAAACCAAGTTCGAGATTGGAGCTTATCTAACTCAAACTACCGATGCCTAG
- a CDS encoding LysR family transcriptional regulator: MSDIPFTLDQLRILKAIAAEGSFKRAADSLYVSQPAVSLQVQNLEKQLDVPLFDRGGRRAQLTEAGHLLLKYGEKILSLCQETCRAIEDLQNLQGGTLIVGASQTTGTYLLPRMIGEFRQRYPDVAVQLHVHSTRRTCWSVSNGQIDLAIIGGEVPTELQETLDISSYAEDELALILAPSHRLASQSTIEKGDLYELQFVALDSQSTIRKVIDRVLTRCGIETNRLKIEMELNSIEAIKNAVQANLGAAFVSVSAIEKELQINLLHRANIEGVSVCRTLSVILNPNRYRSKAAEAFRTEILPAFATQGKVGLAPTAGEESSAPNTPTVSPS, translated from the coding sequence ATGTCTGACATTCCATTTACGTTGGATCAATTACGCATTCTCAAGGCGATCGCTGCCGAGGGAAGCTTTAAGCGGGCTGCAGATAGCTTATACGTCTCGCAACCGGCCGTGAGTCTACAAGTGCAAAACCTGGAAAAACAATTAGATGTCCCCCTATTCGACCGAGGCGGACGACGGGCCCAGCTAACTGAAGCCGGTCATCTGTTGCTGAAATATGGCGAAAAAATTCTCTCTCTGTGTCAAGAAACCTGTCGGGCGATCGAAGATCTGCAAAATTTACAAGGAGGAACCTTAATTGTTGGGGCCTCGCAAACCACCGGAACTTATCTCCTTCCTCGGATGATTGGTGAATTTCGGCAACGATATCCCGATGTAGCCGTACAACTGCACGTCCATTCCACTCGGCGCACCTGCTGGAGCGTTTCTAACGGCCAAATCGATCTGGCAATTATTGGCGGTGAAGTCCCCACGGAGTTGCAAGAAACCCTCGATATTTCTTCCTATGCCGAAGACGAGCTGGCCTTAATTCTCGCTCCTTCTCATCGTCTGGCTAGCCAAAGTACCATTGAAAAAGGCGATCTCTACGAACTGCAATTTGTGGCTCTCGATTCCCAGTCAACCATTCGCAAGGTGATCGATCGCGTTTTAACCCGCTGTGGAATTGAAACCAACCGCCTCAAAATTGAAATGGAACTCAATTCAATTGAAGCGATTAAAAATGCCGTACAAGCCAATCTAGGCGCCGCATTTGTCTCCGTTTCGGCCATTGAAAAAGAATTACAAATTAATTTGCTTCATCGAGCTAATATTGAAGGAGTTTCTGTATGCCGAACGCTGTCGGTTATTCTCAATCCCAACCGCTACCGCTCTAAAGCCGCTGAAGCCTTTCGCACGGAAATTCTTCCTGCTTTCGCGACCCAAGGTAAAGTCGGCTTAGCTCCAACCGCTGGAGAAGAGAGTTCTGCTCCAAATACTCCAACGGTTTCCCCCTCTTAA
- a CDS encoding serine/threonine-protein kinase produces the protein MEIRCTRPLCQRPVNPIPELQDGEKLKTTSQKYCTSCGMPLILAGRYLPQRLLGKGGFGAAYFAVDRYTPTLRPCVVKQFQPAGQLSPQQLAIAQKHFEQEALVLEELGNQHPQIPRLYASFPLLVPSSARAEENQFFYLVQEWIDGDTLEAELEEHGLFSQEDILHLLRQLLPVLQFIHDRHAIHRDIKPSNIMRDKNGRLVLLDFGAVKQVSQASGGRSTEIYSQGFAPPEQMSGGQVYPSTDLYALAVTCLILLTGKETQELYDSYSNRWNWRSEIDLSEPLGSVLDKMLALSPYQRYGSANEVLDALRPQSSASTKPGTTLQSPAITHPPTPPATAQPLARTSSLSTSDLLGISVFTGFESVVLALGLTNWLGVTGLSLGLWGALMGGLVYAQFRRWIERVDLAIVGGVSLALLLLVPALRGDLPLDTIALLPICVGAALALIMTLIRLVLRILFRQ, from the coding sequence ATGGAAATCCGTTGTACGCGCCCACTATGCCAGCGTCCTGTCAATCCGATCCCGGAATTGCAAGACGGGGAAAAACTGAAAACGACGAGCCAAAAATATTGTACCTCTTGCGGGATGCCATTAATTTTAGCCGGTCGCTATCTTCCGCAACGGTTGTTGGGTAAAGGCGGATTTGGAGCGGCTTACTTCGCCGTCGATCGCTATACTCCCACATTACGACCCTGCGTAGTCAAGCAGTTTCAACCCGCAGGTCAACTCTCTCCCCAGCAACTGGCCATTGCTCAAAAGCATTTTGAACAAGAAGCATTAGTGTTAGAAGAGTTGGGGAATCAACATCCGCAAATTCCGCGCTTGTATGCCTCATTTCCGCTGTTAGTTCCATCCTCAGCACGAGCCGAGGAAAATCAATTTTTTTATTTAGTCCAGGAATGGATTGATGGCGATACTCTAGAAGCTGAATTAGAGGAGCACGGACTCTTTTCTCAGGAGGATATTCTGCACCTTCTGCGGCAACTTTTACCGGTTTTACAGTTTATTCACGATCGCCATGCCATCCACCGAGATATTAAACCGTCCAACATTATGCGCGATAAAAATGGTCGGTTAGTCTTGTTGGATTTTGGGGCGGTAAAGCAAGTGAGTCAAGCGTCTGGAGGGCGCTCTACGGAAATTTATTCTCAAGGATTTGCTCCCCCAGAACAAATGTCTGGAGGGCAAGTTTATCCCTCAACGGATCTGTATGCTCTGGCAGTGACGTGTTTAATCTTGCTCACCGGTAAGGAGACGCAAGAGTTATATGATTCTTATAGCAATCGCTGGAATTGGCGATCGGAGATTGACTTATCCGAGCCTTTAGGGTCTGTCTTAGATAAGATGCTCGCCCTCTCTCCCTACCAGCGTTATGGGAGTGCCAATGAAGTCCTCGATGCACTGCGTCCCCAATCTAGCGCTTCTACCAAACCAGGGACGACTCTACAATCTCCTGCAATAACTCACCCGCCAACTCCTCCAGCAACAGCACAACCCCTTGCCCGCACCTCTTCATTATCGACAAGCGACTTACTCGGAATCTCGGTATTCACTGGATTTGAGTCAGTTGTTCTGGCACTGGGGTTAACGAACTGGTTGGGAGTGACCGGTCTGAGTCTCGGACTTTGGGGTGCTCTGATGGGAGGGCTGGTTTATGCTCAGTTCCGACGTTGGATCGAACGAGTCGATCTGGCGATCGTTGGTGGGGTTTCTCTTGCTCTGTTGCTGCTTGTCCCTGCCCTGAGAGGAGATTTACCTTTAGATACAATCGCTCTTTTGCCGATTTGTGTGGGTGCGGCTCTAGCCCTAATTATGACGTTAATTCGTCTGGTGCTCCGGATTCTTTTCCGCCAATGA
- a CDS encoding tetratricopeptide repeat protein, translating into MDKTVISATYAEKAQESIKNYNYVEAISHFDLALTYDPNNISLWIQRGCACTHLHHYQKALWSFEQALTLSPDDSSLHLFRGVCLHHLKQYDRAYQSYDRGLGRNSSNLLTGLKRKWQALLANWELSVSASS; encoded by the coding sequence ATGGATAAGACCGTAATTAGCGCAACCTATGCGGAAAAAGCTCAAGAAAGTATTAAAAACTATAATTATGTGGAAGCGATTTCCCACTTTGACCTCGCTCTCACCTACGATCCCAATAATATAAGTCTATGGATTCAACGAGGTTGTGCCTGCACTCATCTGCACCACTACCAAAAAGCTCTGTGGAGTTTTGAGCAAGCCTTAACCTTGAGTCCAGATGATTCTAGCTTGCACTTATTCCGTGGCGTTTGCTTACACCACCTGAAACAGTACGATCGAGCCTATCAGAGCTACGATCGCGGATTAGGACGAAATTCCAGCAATCTCTTGACCGGGTTGAAACGAAAATGGCAAGCATTACTCGCTAACTGGGAACTATCGGTTTCTGCCTCCTCTTAA
- the thrS gene encoding threonine--tRNA ligase, which produces MPPEDSKDQDRSTAIHLPRTSESETLKKLRHTTSHIMAMAVQKLFPKAQVTIGPWIENGFYYDFDCPEPFTEKDLKTIKKEMIKIINRKLPVIREEVTREEAKRRIEELQEPYKLEILADLQEPITLYHLGDQWWDLCAGPHVENTSEINPKAIALESVAGAYWRGDASKAQLQRIYGTAWETPEQLTEYQRRKAEALKRDHRKLGKELGLFLFSDPVGPGLPLWTPKGTTIRSLLEEFLKQEQLKRGYQQVVTPHIGRVDLFKTSGHWQKYKDDLFPMMGESEDEGFVLKAMNCPFHIQIYKDRLRSYRELPIRLAEFGTVYRYEQSGELGGLTRVRGFTQDDSHLFVTPEQLDDEFLSVVDLTLTVFKSLRLSNFRARLSFRDPTLDKYIGSDEAWEKAQNAIRRAVETLGMEHFEGIGEAAFYGPKLDFIFRDALDREWQLGTVQVDYILPERFDLTYVSEEGTRDRPIMIHRAPFGSLERLVGILIEEYAGDFPLWLAPVQIRLLPVSDAQLPYAETVAAQMRDRSIRVEVDKSGERLGKQIRNAEKEKVPIMSVVGAKEMESGGLNIRTRDRGELGELPLSEVIERMVEAIASKGDF; this is translated from the coding sequence ATGCCTCCTGAAGACTCCAAGGACCAAGATCGATCCACAGCAATTCACCTGCCTCGAACCAGCGAATCTGAGACCTTAAAGAAACTGCGCCACACCACATCCCACATCATGGCAATGGCGGTGCAGAAGCTTTTTCCGAAAGCACAAGTAACCATTGGTCCGTGGATCGAAAATGGGTTTTACTATGATTTCGACTGTCCCGAACCCTTCACGGAAAAGGATCTGAAGACGATTAAGAAAGAGATGATTAAAATCATCAACCGCAAGCTGCCAGTCATTCGCGAAGAGGTAACGCGGGAAGAGGCCAAACGACGTATCGAAGAGTTGCAAGAACCCTACAAGCTAGAAATTCTGGCCGATTTGCAAGAACCGATTACCCTCTATCACTTAGGGGACCAATGGTGGGATTTGTGTGCCGGTCCTCATGTCGAGAATACGAGCGAGATTAACCCGAAAGCGATCGCCCTGGAAAGTGTTGCCGGAGCTTATTGGCGCGGCGATGCAAGCAAAGCACAACTACAGCGCATCTATGGAACGGCGTGGGAAACTCCCGAACAACTCACCGAATATCAGCGGCGCAAAGCGGAAGCCCTGAAACGAGACCACCGGAAACTGGGTAAAGAGCTGGGATTATTTCTCTTCTCCGATCCCGTGGGACCGGGACTTCCTCTATGGACGCCAAAAGGAACCACTATTCGCAGCCTCTTAGAGGAGTTTCTCAAACAAGAACAACTGAAACGAGGATATCAGCAAGTAGTAACTCCCCACATTGGGCGCGTCGATTTGTTCAAAACCTCCGGTCATTGGCAAAAATACAAAGACGATCTCTTTCCAATGATGGGAGAGTCGGAGGATGAGGGATTTGTACTGAAGGCAATGAACTGCCCTTTCCATATCCAAATCTACAAAGATCGACTGCGTTCCTATCGCGAACTGCCCATTCGGTTAGCTGAGTTCGGTACCGTTTACCGCTACGAACAATCGGGAGAGTTAGGAGGACTGACGCGAGTACGTGGTTTTACGCAAGATGACTCTCACTTATTCGTTACTCCCGAACAGTTAGATGACGAATTTTTAAGCGTGGTGGACTTAACCTTAACCGTGTTTAAGAGTTTGCGGTTGAGTAATTTTAGAGCGCGACTGAGTTTCCGCGATCCCACTCTGGATAAGTATATTGGTTCCGATGAAGCCTGGGAAAAAGCGCAAAATGCGATTCGTCGCGCGGTGGAAACCCTGGGGATGGAACATTTTGAAGGGATTGGCGAAGCGGCGTTTTACGGACCGAAACTCGACTTTATTTTCCGAGATGCTCTCGATCGCGAATGGCAACTGGGAACGGTGCAAGTGGACTATATCTTGCCGGAGCGATTCGATCTGACCTATGTTTCGGAGGAAGGTACTCGCGATCGCCCGATAATGATCCATCGCGCTCCCTTTGGCTCTCTAGAGCGGTTAGTCGGGATTTTGATTGAGGAATATGCGGGAGATTTCCCCCTCTGGTTAGCCCCGGTACAAATCCGCTTATTGCCGGTGAGCGATGCTCAACTGCCCTATGCGGAAACCGTTGCCGCGCAAATGCGCGATCGCTCCATTCGAGTTGAAGTCGATAAGAGCGGGGAACGCTTGGGCAAACAAATCCGGAATGCGGAGAAAGAGAAAGTCCCAATTATGAGCGTAGTTGGTGCGAAGGAAATGGAGTCCGGCGGCCTGAATATTCGGACTCGCGATCGAGGGGAGTTGGGAGAGTTACCATTGTCGGAGGTTATCGAACGCATGGTAGAGGCGATCGCGAGCAAAGGAGACTTTTAG
- a CDS encoding DUF2605 domain-containing protein — protein MLNSSLPDPELLKVVLEPLLDDFEYWFGRGRTLLETENITFLTAQERTELLERVQLAQKEVQATQTLFQATGGQVGIDMEILVPWHNLVTQCWQVAIKLRQSNQES, from the coding sequence ATGTTAAATTCATCTTTACCCGATCCCGAACTCTTAAAGGTAGTTCTCGAACCGCTCTTGGATGATTTTGAGTATTGGTTTGGGCGAGGGCGCACCCTCTTAGAAACTGAGAATATTACCTTTTTGACCGCACAAGAACGTACTGAGTTACTCGAGCGAGTTCAATTAGCTCAGAAAGAGGTGCAAGCGACTCAAACTTTATTTCAAGCAACTGGAGGGCAAGTCGGAATTGATATGGAAATTCTCGTGCCTTGGCATAATTTGGTGACTCAATGTTGGCAAGTTGCCATTAAGCTTCGCCAGTCTAACCAGGAATCATAA